A window of candidate division KSB1 bacterium contains these coding sequences:
- a CDS encoding efflux RND transporter permease subunit, giving the protein MKLSKVSIRRGVTFTMIYLIAVGFGLFGLTQLKLNLYPELEFPMMVVISQYSGVGPEDIETVVTRPIEEAVATSENIKEVSSESKQGLSLVYLEFAWGTDMDQAEMDVRNNLDYIRDYLPADMSDPLLFKFDISQMPIMYIMVNSDQHGPAELRQIALDEVEPRLERIPGVATANTSGGLTREIRVMIDPVRLRAHHLAIQQVTAALQQNNLQIPSGFIDDQHTEFSIQTQGEYDNVEQIRNTAVTTMNGSVIRVRDVADVIDGFKEVRQQVWTNGRPAVMVFLQKQSDANIVNTSDRINAQMADLQSAMPEGVSLDIFWDQADFINQSMSNLGSTAVQAIVLAFLVLLFFLRNFRSSLIVAVSIPISILLSFAVMMLADLTLNVISMAGLALAVGLLVDNAIVVLESIYRLHEEEGQPADKAADQGASEVGMAITASTLTTISVFVPILFVPGLSGQLFRDMGLTICFSLIVSLLVALTLIPLLASRFLRVRQVHKQKGMLGNWARRIETMMNRLYARYGKWLDWSLLHRKIVILLSMGAFVVSVIILVMLGAEFLPENDMGFIEMQVERSPGISLNEMAKTMRTMEDIVREEVPEAKLTYVDFGQGEGIMALFGSQGSNRGSMQITLPDQSERERSQFEIQDVLRDRFNELPDTEVKFIQGGFNQMFGEGDIVIQIFGFDLEVARALSEEIKTKVSEIEGVDFVQSTLEDASPELAINLDRDRIADLGLSTAQVGGTLQNSLLGNVATRYREGGDEYDVRVRLAEEYRTSKQYLDNILFVTPQGRQVPLRAISNIEYSNAPQTINREDQERQVSVNIDIAGRDLKSVTKDVRNVVDDIAVPTNFRLEIGGAAEEQQESFFYLLLAMFIAVILTYMVMASQFESFIDPFVILFTVPLSFIGVALGLLLTGTIFSAIVFIGVIMLVGIVVNNGIVLIDYINQLRDRNYELFDAIREAGRVRIRPVLMTALTTILAMFPLALGLGASGESWAPMARAVMGGLIVATGLTLIVVPTIYATLEVRSRRRKEKKAAKQARIENA; this is encoded by the coding sequence ATGAAATTATCCAAAGTATCCATACGCCGCGGCGTGACATTTACGATGATCTACTTGATCGCTGTCGGATTCGGATTGTTCGGGTTAACCCAGTTGAAACTGAATCTTTATCCTGAACTCGAATTTCCGATGATGGTGGTGATTTCACAATATTCCGGTGTCGGACCGGAAGATATAGAGACGGTTGTGACCCGTCCGATTGAGGAGGCGGTTGCAACCTCGGAAAATATTAAAGAGGTCAGTTCTGAATCCAAACAGGGTCTCTCCCTGGTGTATCTTGAATTTGCCTGGGGCACGGATATGGACCAGGCGGAAATGGATGTCCGGAATAATCTCGATTATATCCGCGATTATCTGCCCGCTGATATGAGCGATCCTCTTTTGTTTAAATTTGATATTTCGCAAATGCCGATCATGTACATTATGGTGAATTCGGACCAGCATGGACCTGCCGAATTGCGGCAGATTGCATTGGATGAAGTTGAACCGCGTCTGGAACGTATTCCCGGTGTGGCAACGGCCAATACATCGGGCGGACTGACTCGTGAAATTCGGGTGATGATTGATCCGGTGAGATTGCGTGCGCATCACCTTGCCATTCAGCAGGTCACCGCTGCCTTGCAGCAAAACAATCTGCAGATACCGTCCGGGTTTATCGATGATCAGCACACCGAGTTTTCCATACAGACGCAGGGCGAGTATGACAATGTTGAGCAGATTCGAAATACGGCTGTCACAACCATGAACGGTTCTGTGATCCGCGTTCGCGATGTGGCGGATGTCATTGACGGATTCAAGGAGGTCCGACAGCAAGTCTGGACCAATGGCCGACCGGCGGTGATGGTGTTTTTACAGAAACAATCGGATGCCAACATTGTCAACACATCGGATCGGATCAATGCGCAAATGGCTGATCTCCAGAGCGCCATGCCTGAAGGGGTAAGCCTGGATATTTTCTGGGATCAGGCGGATTTTATCAATCAATCCATGTCCAATCTGGGCAGTACAGCGGTTCAGGCCATTGTCCTGGCGTTTCTTGTCCTGTTGTTCTTTTTACGCAATTTCCGCAGTTCACTCATTGTTGCCGTGTCTATTCCGATTTCAATATTACTCAGCTTTGCTGTCATGATGCTGGCTGATCTTACATTGAATGTGATTTCTATGGCCGGATTGGCGCTGGCGGTCGGGTTGCTTGTGGATAACGCGATTGTGGTGTTGGAGAGTATTTACCGGCTGCATGAGGAAGAAGGTCAGCCGGCTGATAAAGCCGCCGACCAGGGCGCCTCTGAAGTGGGGATGGCCATTACAGCTTCGACATTGACCACAATTTCGGTATTTGTCCCCATTCTCTTTGTCCCGGGTCTATCCGGACAATTGTTCCGGGACATGGGCTTGACCATTTGTTTTTCGTTGATTGTTTCCCTGCTGGTGGCGCTGACCCTGATTCCGTTGCTGGCATCACGCTTTTTGCGCGTTCGCCAGGTGCATAAACAAAAAGGCATGCTCGGGAACTGGGCGCGCCGCATCGAAACCATGATGAATCGGTTGTACGCCCGTTACGGCAAATGGCTGGACTGGAGTCTTTTGCATCGCAAAATTGTTATTCTGCTATCCATGGGTGCGTTTGTCGTCTCTGTCATCATATTGGTTATGCTCGGCGCCGAGTTTCTTCCGGAAAATGATATGGGATTCATTGAAATGCAGGTGGAGCGCTCTCCGGGTATCAGTCTGAATGAAATGGCGAAAACCATGCGAACCATGGAAGATATTGTACGTGAAGAAGTACCGGAAGCCAAATTGACTTATGTGGATTTCGGCCAGGGTGAAGGAATCATGGCGCTGTTTGGGTCACAGGGATCGAACCGGGGTTCCATGCAAATTACGCTGCCGGATCAAAGCGAGCGCGAGCGCAGCCAGTTTGAAATTCAGGATGTGTTGCGGGACCGCTTTAATGAATTGCCGGATACTGAAGTGAAATTTATTCAAGGCGGATTTAACCAAATGTTCGGCGAAGGTGATATTGTGATACAAATATTCGGTTTTGATCTGGAGGTTGCGCGTGCGCTTTCTGAGGAGATCAAGACCAAAGTAAGCGAAATTGAAGGCGTAGATTTTGTTCAAAGCACGCTTGAAGATGCTTCACCCGAACTGGCTATCAATCTGGACCGCGATCGCATTGCCGATCTTGGTTTGAGTACCGCACAGGTTGGCGGCACCCTGCAGAACAGTCTGCTGGGGAATGTGGCGACCCGGTACCGCGAAGGCGGGGATGAATATGATGTTCGGGTGCGTCTGGCAGAAGAATACCGAACCAGCAAGCAGTATCTGGATAATATTTTGTTCGTCACACCACAGGGCCGACAAGTGCCGTTACGCGCTATATCCAATATTGAATACAGCAATGCTCCTCAAACCATCAACCGGGAAGACCAGGAACGTCAGGTCAGTGTGAATATTGATATCGCCGGACGGGATTTGAAAAGCGTAACAAAAGATGTCAGAAACGTCGTTGATGATATCGCAGTTCCCACTAATTTCCGACTGGAAATCGGCGGTGCGGCTGAAGAACAGCAGGAATCATTCTTTTATCTGCTGCTGGCGATGTTTATCGCGGTTATTTTAACGTATATGGTTATGGCTTCACAGTTTGAATCCTTTATCGATCCGTTTGTCATTTTGTTCACAGTTCCCCTGTCCTTTATCGGGGTCGCGTTGGGCCTTTTACTGACCGGTACCATATTCAGCGCAATCGTCTTTATCGGCGTTATTATGCTGGTGGGGATCGTGGTCAATAACGGTATTGTGCTAATTGATTATATCAATCAACTCAGAGAT